In Bacillota bacterium, a genomic segment contains:
- a CDS encoding TIGR03960 family B12-binding radical SAM protein translates to MDLIDERVELVDERLLRILPEVSKPARYTGGELNACRKDWDQVSVKMALAFPDVYEIGMGNLGYKILYHIINEREDALAERAFMPWVDMQERMLEENLPLTALESGTPLASFDIVGFTLQYELSYSNIIKMLDLAGIPRWTKERSETDPVVIAGGPCAYNPEPLADFFDCIALGDGEEVINELLDIIKISKAEKWSRSKTLLKLAQIPGVYVPSLYEVEYTDAGEVKSVRRLHDQIPARIQKRIVADLDQVPFPDKIVVPYLQTVHDRVIVEVMRGCTRGCRFCQAGMVYRPVRERSVETIKRQAELLLDSTGYEQVSLSSLSTGDYSCVQELVTDLVQDCGARGVSVALPSLRVDSFSVKLAEEIQKFKKTGLTFAPEAGTQRLRDVINKNVKESDLYEAVEGAFSAGWFQIKLYFMIGLPTETYEDLDGIAALAKNVLEIGRRTLPKGSKKPTVTVSVSSFVPKPCTPFQWEAFNSQDVLLEKQAYLRRQLRHPGIKFQAHDVKTSFLEAVFSRGDRRLGQVLAKAVDLGCQFDGWTEHFKYDAWMQALAELGLDSEFYAYRERGADEVFPWEHLDSGVSRRFLWHERQKAYQALTTDDCRFTNCTGCSVCQELGVENRLQGGDSSGR, encoded by the coding sequence ATGGATTTAATAGATGAAAGGGTGGAGTTAGTGGACGAAAGGTTACTGCGGATTCTGCCGGAGGTATCTAAGCCGGCTCGCTATACTGGTGGTGAGTTAAATGCCTGCCGCAAAGATTGGGATCAAGTATCGGTAAAAATGGCGCTGGCATTTCCCGATGTCTATGAGATCGGTATGGGTAATCTCGGCTATAAGATTTTGTACCATATCATTAATGAAAGAGAGGATGCTCTGGCAGAAAGAGCTTTTATGCCATGGGTAGATATGCAGGAGCGGATGCTGGAAGAAAATCTTCCTTTAACTGCGCTGGAGTCAGGCACTCCCCTTGCTAGTTTTGATATCGTCGGCTTTACGCTCCAGTATGAGCTGAGCTACTCAAACATCATTAAGATGCTTGACTTAGCCGGAATTCCCCGTTGGACGAAGGAGCGCAGTGAAACTGATCCTGTGGTTATTGCAGGAGGGCCCTGCGCTTATAACCCGGAGCCGCTGGCAGATTTCTTTGACTGCATTGCTTTGGGAGATGGGGAAGAAGTAATCAATGAACTGTTGGATATAATTAAGATTAGTAAAGCAGAAAAGTGGTCCCGTTCTAAGACACTGCTGAAACTTGCGCAAATCCCGGGAGTTTACGTCCCCAGTCTGTATGAAGTAGAGTACACCGACGCAGGAGAAGTAAAATCTGTCCGTCGGCTGCATGATCAAATTCCCGCTAGAATTCAAAAGCGGATTGTGGCCGACTTAGATCAGGTTCCGTTTCCTGATAAAATTGTGGTGCCCTATCTGCAGACAGTGCACGATCGCGTGATCGTGGAGGTAATGCGGGGCTGTACTCGCGGCTGTCGATTCTGCCAGGCGGGGATGGTATACCGTCCGGTCAGGGAACGCAGCGTTGAAACAATCAAGCGTCAGGCAGAGCTGCTCTTGGACAGCACCGGTTATGAGCAGGTATCTTTATCGTCGCTTTCGACCGGCGATTACAGCTGTGTGCAGGAGCTGGTGACTGATTTAGTCCAGGACTGCGGAGCTCGAGGGGTATCTGTTGCTCTGCCATCGCTCAGGGTTGACTCGTTCTCTGTTAAGCTGGCGGAGGAAATCCAGAAATTTAAGAAAACCGGATTGACTTTTGCTCCGGAGGCAGGGACGCAGAGACTTCGCGACGTAATTAACAAAAACGTTAAAGAATCGGATTTGTACGAAGCGGTAGAAGGAGCCTTTTCCGCCGGCTGGTTCCAGATCAAACTATATTTTATGATTGGACTCCCTACTGAAACCTATGAAGACCTGGATGGGATCGCTGCGCTGGCCAAAAATGTGCTGGAAATAGGCCGCAGGACTCTTCCCAAAGGCAGCAAAAAGCCTACTGTCACAGTCAGCGTTTCATCATTTGTGCCGAAACCCTGCACTCCATTTCAGTGGGAAGCCTTTAATAGTCAGGACGTGCTCCTGGAGAAGCAGGCTTATCTGCGCAGGCAGCTGCGGCATCCGGGCATCAAATTCCAGGCTCATGATGTGAAGACAAGCTTTTTAGAAGCAGTCTTCTCCCGCGGGGACCGCCGACTTGGACAAGTTTTGGCTAAAGCTGTTGATTTGGGCTGCCAGTTTGATGGCTGGACCGAGCATTTTAAATATGACGCTTGGATGCAGGCTTTGGCCGAGCTCGGTCTTGACAGCGAATTTTACGCTTATCGGGAAAGAGGAGCAGATGAAGTTTTTCCATGGGAGCATTTGGACAGCGGGGTCAGCCGCCGCTTCCTGTGGCATGAGCGGCAGAAAGCATATCAGGCACTTACAACCGATGACTGCCGTTTTACAAACTGCACAGGCTGCAGTGTTTGTCAAGAATTGGGTGTAGAGAATCGGCTGCAGGGTGGTGACAGCAGTGGCAGATAG
- the xylA gene encoding xylose isomerase, with translation MAEVFKDVSKIKYEGPDSNNPLAFKHYNPAEIIGDKTMEDHLRFSVAYWHTFTAKGVDPFGAATMIRPWDQAGDPLTRAKEQMIAAFEFMSKLGVPYFCFHDRDIAPEGSSLRESNKYLDEIVDLAKQLMNETGIKLLWGTANLFGHPRYVHGAATSCNADVFAYAAAQVKKALEVTKELGGENYVFWGGREGYETLLNTNMKLELDNLARFLHMAVDYAEEIGFTGQFLIEPKPKEPTKHQYDFDAASVHAFLQKYDLDKHFKLNIEANHATLAGHTFQHELHYARINGLLGSIDANQGDMLLGWDTDQMPTDLYTTTLTMYEVLKNGGLAPGGLNFDAKVRRGSFELNDLFYGHIAGMDAFAYGLKVAYKLLQSGELENFIEERYSSYSAGIGKQIVDGKADFKTLEAYALDLPEVTNRSGRQEVLETIINRFLIRG, from the coding sequence ATGGCCGAAGTTTTTAAAGATGTTTCAAAAATAAAATATGAAGGGCCAGATTCGAATAATCCCCTTGCGTTTAAGCACTATAACCCTGCTGAAATAATCGGTGACAAAACGATGGAAGACCATCTGCGCTTTTCTGTCGCTTATTGGCATACTTTCACAGCCAAAGGTGTAGATCCATTTGGCGCAGCAACCATGATTCGCCCTTGGGATCAAGCCGGTGATCCTCTTACCCGGGCAAAAGAGCAGATGATTGCAGCGTTTGAGTTTATGAGCAAATTGGGAGTACCGTACTTCTGCTTCCACGATCGGGACATTGCACCGGAAGGATCTTCACTGCGTGAGTCCAATAAATATCTTGATGAGATCGTTGATCTAGCCAAGCAGCTGATGAATGAAACAGGAATCAAGCTGTTATGGGGTACAGCTAACTTATTCGGACATCCCCGCTATGTGCATGGAGCAGCCACTTCCTGCAACGCGGATGTATTTGCCTACGCCGCAGCTCAAGTTAAGAAAGCTTTAGAAGTTACCAAAGAGCTGGGCGGCGAGAACTATGTGTTTTGGGGCGGGCGGGAAGGCTATGAAACACTGCTCAACACTAACATGAAGCTGGAACTGGATAACTTGGCCCGTTTCTTACATATGGCGGTGGACTATGCTGAGGAGATTGGCTTCACCGGTCAGTTCTTAATTGAACCGAAACCAAAAGAGCCGACCAAGCATCAATATGACTTTGATGCTGCTTCTGTCCACGCATTCCTGCAGAAGTATGATTTGGACAAGCACTTTAAGCTTAATATTGAAGCTAACCACGCCACATTAGCTGGACATACATTCCAGCATGAGCTGCACTATGCCCGCATTAATGGTCTGCTCGGCAGTATCGATGCCAACCAGGGAGACATGCTGCTTGGTTGGGATACAGATCAGATGCCTACCGATCTGTACACTACTACACTGACTATGTATGAAGTGCTGAAGAATGGCGGATTGGCTCCCGGCGGCCTGAATTTTGATGCGAAAGTACGCAGAGGCTCCTTCGAACTCAATGACCTGTTCTACGGTCACATTGCTGGTATGGATGCATTTGCATATGGCTTGAAGGTAGCTTACAAACTGCTCCAGTCCGGAGAGCTGGAAAACTTTATCGAAGAGCGCTACTCCAGCTACAGCGCAGGCATTGGCAAGCAGATCGTTGACGGAAAAGCTGACTTCAAGACTCTGGAAGCCTATGCTCTGGATCTTCCTGAAGTTACCAACCGGTCCGGACGCCAAGAAGTGCTTGAAACCATTATCAACCGCTTTTTGATCCGCGGATAA
- the rplU gene encoding 50S ribosomal protein L21: MYAVVETGGKQYRVAEGDTILVEKLNVPVGEQVVLDRVLLVGGNGGVKVGTPTVADAKVIAKVADQGKGKKVIVFKYKAKKNYRKKTGHRQPFTKLVVEKIEA; the protein is encoded by the coding sequence ATGTACGCTGTAGTTGAAACTGGTGGTAAACAGTACCGCGTTGCTGAAGGTGACACTATCTTAGTTGAAAAGCTCAATGTTCCCGTTGGTGAACAGGTAGTTTTAGATAGGGTTCTTTTAGTAGGTGGAAACGGTGGTGTCAAGGTAGGTACTCCGACTGTAGCTGATGCAAAAGTCATTGCTAAAGTTGCGGATCAGGGTAAAGGCAAAAAAGTCATTGTCTTTAAGTACAAAGCCAAGAAAAACTACCGTAAAAAGACCGGCCACCGCCAACCTTTTACAAAGTTAGTTGTTGAAAAGATTGAGGCTTAA
- a CDS encoding Rne/Rng family ribonuclease: MLRKVVISSFLNYVLVGIVEGGRLAEFFQEKDETSRTIGNIYKGRIENVLPGMAAAFVDLGLERNGFLYVADLKAGAKGRPINELIRKGQEIIVQVTKEPEGNKGARVVNRVSLPGRFLVLMPFEDNLGVSRQVTDPEERARLRELGAELKLPGYGLILRTAAAGHSYEELALDRDELLELWEDILEQSRHRSAPALLYHDHDLVYRIMRDVVTGDTEKIIVDQPWIYERIINIRDKLRISPTTEIELYQGEVALFDQLGLTRDLEKATQKQVWLNSGGYLVIDQTEALVSIDVNTGKYTGTKNLAETVLRTNKEAAQEIAKQLRLRNIGGIIIIDFIDMKNEADRQQVLETLTNALAQDKTKSRVLGFTQLGLVEMTRKKVKTRLSHILETPCSQCGGSGRVWSRDTIAISTAQNIYSLAREPDVKVIEVVCHPSVAGLLIGHNKENLQMMRRQTGKQIKISGCEQFELDHAEISCKR, from the coding sequence ATGCTCAGAAAGGTTGTTATTTCATCTTTTTTAAACTATGTATTGGTAGGTATTGTCGAGGGCGGGAGATTGGCGGAGTTCTTTCAGGAAAAGGATGAAACCAGCCGCACCATTGGTAATATCTACAAAGGCCGGATCGAGAATGTTCTGCCGGGAATGGCAGCAGCTTTTGTTGATTTGGGCCTGGAACGCAATGGATTTCTCTATGTCGCTGATCTCAAAGCGGGCGCAAAAGGTCGTCCCATCAATGAGTTGATCAGAAAGGGGCAGGAGATAATCGTCCAGGTAACTAAGGAACCGGAGGGAAACAAAGGCGCTCGTGTGGTTAACCGAGTTTCTCTGCCCGGGCGTTTCTTGGTGCTGATGCCTTTTGAAGATAATCTCGGCGTTTCTCGTCAGGTCACCGATCCGGAAGAACGTGCCCGCCTGCGTGAGCTTGGAGCAGAGTTGAAACTGCCGGGTTATGGACTCATTCTGCGCACAGCCGCCGCCGGCCATTCCTATGAGGAACTGGCTCTGGACCGAGACGAACTTCTGGAGCTGTGGGAAGATATTTTAGAGCAGAGCAGGCATCGTTCAGCTCCAGCTCTGCTTTACCATGACCATGATCTGGTATATCGAATCATGCGGGATGTGGTTACCGGTGATACAGAGAAAATAATTGTAGATCAGCCCTGGATTTATGAGCGGATTATCAATATTAGAGATAAACTGCGGATATCTCCAACAACTGAGATTGAGCTGTATCAGGGTGAGGTAGCTCTCTTTGATCAGCTGGGGTTGACTCGGGATTTAGAAAAAGCCACTCAAAAGCAGGTGTGGTTAAACAGCGGCGGATACTTGGTTATTGATCAGACGGAAGCGCTGGTCAGCATCGATGTTAATACCGGCAAATATACCGGTACCAAAAATTTAGCAGAAACGGTGCTCAGGACCAACAAAGAAGCAGCGCAGGAAATTGCCAAGCAGCTGCGGCTCCGCAATATTGGCGGTATTATCATTATTGATTTTATCGATATGAAAAATGAGGCCGATCGCCAGCAGGTTTTAGAAACATTAACGAACGCACTGGCTCAGGATAAGACCAAAAGCCGTGTCTTGGGCTTCACTCAGCTGGGTTTAGTGGAAATGACGAGAAAAAAGGTCAAAACACGCCTAAGCCATATTTTAGAAACTCCCTGCTCTCAGTGCGGCGGCAGCGGCAGAGTCTGGTCTCGCGACACAATTGCCATCAGTACCGCCCAGAATATTTATTCGCTGGCTCGGGAGCCAGACGTAAAAGTTATCGAAGTGGTCTGCCATCCATCGGTGGCAGGTCTGCTGATTGGCCATAATAAGGAGAACCTCCAGATGATGCGCAGGCAAACCGGCAAGCAGATAAAAATCAGCGGCTGCGAGCAGTTTGAACTTGATCATGCGGAAATCAGCTGTAAACGTTGA
- the yhbY gene encoding ribosome assembly RNA-binding protein YhbY, with product MLTSKERARLRAQANELEPIFQIGKGGLTDEIINQLDQALTARELIKVRILKNSLEDPREAAEAISSATNSEVVQVIGRNFVLYRENEDSNE from the coding sequence GTGTTAACTAGCAAAGAACGGGCGCGGCTGCGCGCTCAGGCTAATGAGCTGGAGCCGATTTTCCAAATCGGAAAAGGCGGCTTAACTGATGAGATTATCAATCAGCTTGATCAGGCGTTAACTGCTCGGGAGCTGATTAAGGTGAGAATATTAAAAAATTCGCTTGAGGACCCTCGGGAAGCTGCCGAGGCAATCAGCTCTGCAACTAACTCAGAAGTGGTGCAGGTGATCGGCAGGAATTTCGTTCTGTATCGAGAAAATGAAGACAGTAATGAATGA
- a CDS encoding DUF2344 domain-containing protein, translated as MADSIRLRFSVGETGRFISHLDVLRLMERSVRRAALPIEYSEGFNPIPKMSFASALPVGVTSNCEYVDLKMSADVDGCEATAALNSVLPQGFRILDAVNVPDRSEALMSIVNTAQYEVRIRESVQGIEEKINGVLAHKELLITVERKRKTQVKDIRDLIDALTYDPESNTVYLQCASGLKNNLRPMDILPFLGLSLGDVLIHRTALLVKTASGDLLTPFDVIKG; from the coding sequence GTGGCAGATAGCATTCGTTTGCGTTTTAGTGTTGGCGAAACTGGTAGATTTATTTCCCATTTGGATGTGCTCCGCTTGATGGAGCGCTCGGTGAGGAGAGCAGCGCTGCCTATTGAATACTCGGAGGGATTTAATCCGATCCCTAAAATGTCGTTTGCTTCAGCGCTGCCGGTTGGGGTTACCAGCAACTGTGAATATGTTGATCTGAAAATGAGTGCAGATGTTGATGGCTGTGAAGCGACAGCTGCTTTAAACTCGGTATTGCCCCAGGGCTTTCGGATTCTTGATGCGGTAAATGTGCCGGACCGCTCTGAGGCTTTGATGTCAATTGTTAATACTGCGCAGTATGAAGTCAGGATTCGAGAATCGGTACAGGGAATAGAGGAAAAAATCAATGGTGTGCTGGCTCATAAGGAGCTGTTAATAACAGTAGAGAGAAAACGAAAAACCCAGGTAAAGGATATAAGAGACTTGATTGACGCGCTGACTTATGATCCGGAATCAAACACAGTTTATCTGCAGTGCGCCAGTGGTCTAAAAAACAACCTGCGCCCCATGGATATACTGCCGTTTTTAGGACTGTCGCTTGGTGATGTGCTCATCCACCGGACAGCGCTGCTGGTCAAAACCGCGTCGGGAGATCTGCTGACGCCATTTGACGTTATAAAGGGGTAA
- a CDS encoding LCP family protein, producing the protein MINPDELAQKQQEIAERRAEKQRQKRRRTIAAVFLCLIGAALLFVSAYVSYQRGLDRRQLPLQSPQSTAVSLEPQEYRRTHILFLGTDDKRDSASRTDTILLIAADPNTGYAGIISIPRDTRVYIPERDRWDRINAVHAYGGPELTVKTVEDFLGVAIDYYIETDFAGFSRIVDTLGGVEIDVETDMFYVDTAGDLYIDIKAGRQVLDGETALEYVRFRDRLGDVALVNPHYEVYDGRVERQRKFIMAVIDEILQPSTILKIPRLLGQVWDAVETNMPWTTALKFALAANRFTTDRIETAILPGTSDQLNGAWYWLADEERMTQVVDWIVYGKPMPLTAEVLNGAGIQGIAARASEFLREQKLADVKSVGNAEHFNYPVSEIIVSSQKVADRAAELAELIQAEIMIDPYREQQVDITIIIGKNFNI; encoded by the coding sequence GTGATTAATCCTGATGAATTAGCACAAAAACAGCAGGAAATAGCTGAACGACGAGCAGAGAAGCAGCGGCAGAAGCGCAGAAGAACGATCGCTGCGGTTTTCCTGTGCCTAATTGGAGCCGCGCTGTTGTTTGTTTCAGCGTATGTCAGCTATCAGCGAGGACTTGATCGGAGGCAGCTTCCTTTACAAAGTCCACAATCAACCGCGGTATCCCTGGAGCCCCAGGAATATCGGCGCACTCATATTTTATTTCTTGGGACTGATGATAAAAGAGACAGTGCCTCTAGAACTGATACGATTTTACTGATAGCAGCCGATCCCAATACCGGATATGCCGGGATTATTTCCATCCCAAGGGATACGCGGGTTTATATTCCAGAACGGGATCGCTGGGATCGGATCAATGCAGTTCATGCCTATGGTGGTCCGGAACTGACTGTGAAGACTGTGGAAGATTTTCTGGGAGTAGCTATTGATTACTATATTGAAACAGACTTCGCGGGGTTTAGCCGGATTGTTGATACCCTCGGAGGGGTTGAGATTGATGTGGAAACGGATATGTTTTATGTTGATACAGCCGGAGACCTTTATATTGACATCAAGGCCGGCAGGCAAGTTCTCGACGGAGAAACTGCCTTAGAATACGTCCGTTTCCGTGATCGGCTGGGTGATGTTGCGCTGGTGAATCCTCACTACGAGGTATATGATGGTCGAGTGGAGCGGCAGCGCAAGTTTATCATGGCAGTAATTGATGAAATTCTGCAGCCGAGTACTATACTCAAAATCCCTCGATTATTAGGACAGGTATGGGATGCGGTGGAAACAAATATGCCGTGGACTACAGCCCTGAAGTTTGCTTTGGCAGCTAACCGCTTTACAACCGATCGAATTGAAACAGCAATTTTGCCGGGCACATCGGATCAGCTCAATGGTGCATGGTATTGGCTTGCCGATGAGGAACGGATGACCCAGGTAGTGGATTGGATTGTTTATGGAAAGCCGATGCCCTTAACCGCAGAGGTTCTTAACGGCGCGGGAATCCAAGGTATTGCTGCAAGAGCTTCCGAATTTCTCCGGGAGCAGAAGCTGGCGGATGTGAAAAGTGTTGGCAATGCCGAACATTTTAATTATCCGGTTTCAGAGATTATTGTCAGCTCGCAGAAGGTTGCAGATCGCGCGGCCGAGCTTGCCGAGCTGATTCAAGCAGAAATAATGATTGATCCTTATCGAGAACAGCAGGTAGATATAACGATCATTATCGGGAAAAATTTTAATATCTAA
- a CDS encoding ribosomal-processing cysteine protease Prp, whose product MTKIRLFFNGNDIIGFSAEGHTGFADRGEDIVCAAISVLTQTAVIGLQQELGLKVDVEIKDGLLQCRLPVQVDDRLWQQSQVILRVMYAGLRAILQEYGKQYLDIEEVEQCG is encoded by the coding sequence ATGACGAAAATCCGGTTGTTTTTTAATGGTAATGATATCATTGGGTTTTCTGCTGAGGGCCATACCGGCTTTGCTGATCGCGGCGAAGACATTGTCTGCGCAGCAATTTCGGTACTAACCCAAACAGCGGTCATCGGACTGCAGCAGGAGCTGGGTCTAAAAGTTGACGTCGAGATCAAGGACGGTCTGCTTCAGTGCAGACTCCCGGTGCAGGTAGATGACAGACTGTGGCAGCAGAGCCAAGTTATTTTAAGAGTAATGTACGCTGGTTTGAGAGCGATTCTCCAGGAGTATGGAAAACAGTACCTGGATATCGAGGAGGTGGAACAATGCGGATGA
- a CDS encoding peptidase M50 encodes MRIGRFLGIVITVNPFFLLLLPAAAAVGKLIPTLVLFAVVLWHETAHVLAALCYGLRVEEIELLPFGGTARVEDLMQLDPEIEAVVAAVGPISNLVLIGIIGILHAYYPCDQGWIEFLTKANLSMAALNLLPALPLDGGRILRSYLARGFGLKKATEKAALIGQLTAVVFVFCGLGGLYYYRSLNSALLIVIGFFIFTAARKEKQASIYVFMRYLIHKQRELRLNGVMMTKHLVASSDTVVGEVIDHLAPSCFHIVWIISPNAELIGVVTETELINSLLEEGIHGKLSKLVNIKFKT; translated from the coding sequence ATGCGTATCGGCCGCTTTTTAGGGATTGTAATCACGGTCAATCCCTTTTTTTTGCTTTTACTTCCTGCTGCGGCAGCAGTAGGTAAGCTCATTCCTACTCTGGTTCTATTTGCGGTGGTTCTCTGGCATGAGACAGCGCATGTTCTGGCAGCATTGTGCTATGGTCTGAGGGTAGAGGAGATAGAGCTGCTGCCTTTTGGCGGAACTGCCCGCGTGGAGGATCTGATGCAGCTCGATCCGGAGATAGAAGCTGTTGTTGCAGCTGTCGGTCCAATCAGCAATCTAGTGCTGATCGGGATTATTGGTATTCTGCATGCTTATTATCCTTGTGATCAAGGGTGGATTGAATTTCTGACCAAGGCTAATCTCAGTATGGCTGCGCTAAATCTTTTGCCGGCTCTGCCTCTTGATGGAGGACGCATTCTGCGCAGCTATTTAGCGAGAGGCTTCGGGTTGAAAAAAGCAACGGAAAAAGCAGCCCTAATTGGGCAGCTCACAGCGGTGGTTTTTGTCTTTTGCGGCTTAGGCGGATTGTATTATTACCGAAGCCTTAACTCCGCTCTTTTGATTGTCATCGGCTTTTTTATTTTTACAGCTGCTCGTAAAGAGAAGCAAGCTTCTATTTATGTGTTTATGCGCTATCTGATCCACAAACAGAGAGAGCTGCGGCTGAATGGTGTGATGATGACCAAACATTTAGTTGCTAGCAGTGACACTGTCGTGGGAGAAGTTATAGACCACTTGGCGCCATCCTGCTTTCACATTGTCTGGATTATCAGTCCAAACGCGGAATTGATCGGGGTAGTGACAGAGACTGAACTGATCAACAGCTTGCTTGAAGAAGGAATTCATGGTAAACTTAGTAAATTGGTAAACATAAAATTTAAAACTTGA
- a CDS encoding nicotinate-nucleotide adenylyltransferase, producing the protein MSKQVRPLRIAIMGGTFDPVHYGHLVTAEAVRGEFAIDHVLFVPSGVPPHKDPGQVSDAEHRYLMTVFATLTNPYFEVSRVDIDREGQTYTIDTLRALRRLYGDETELFFITGADAIAEIMSWKDAEELLKLSEFVAATRPGYQFEPELEEWFASQGKRLHTLQVPAMAISSTDIRKRVRSRKSIRYLVPETVEYYIHKNHLYLDAHSKSGGCE; encoded by the coding sequence ATGAGCAAGCAAGTAAGACCTCTCAGAATTGCGATTATGGGCGGTACTTTTGATCCTGTTCACTACGGGCACTTAGTTACCGCTGAAGCTGTTCGTGGCGAATTTGCCATCGATCATGTTCTGTTTGTACCGTCGGGGGTTCCGCCCCATAAAGACCCGGGTCAAGTGAGTGATGCTGAGCATCGGTATTTGATGACAGTATTTGCAACTTTGACCAATCCATACTTTGAGGTTTCCCGAGTTGATATTGATCGCGAAGGTCAAACCTATACCATTGATACACTGCGTGCTCTGCGTCGGCTGTATGGTGATGAAACCGAGCTGTTTTTTATCACGGGTGCTGACGCAATAGCAGAGATTATGAGTTGGAAAGATGCTGAAGAACTGCTGAAATTGTCGGAGTTTGTGGCTGCTACCCGTCCTGGATATCAGTTTGAGCCGGAACTCGAGGAGTGGTTTGCCTCTCAGGGCAAGCGTCTGCATACTCTGCAGGTGCCGGCGATGGCAATCTCATCCACAGATATCCGCAAACGGGTGCGGTCCCGCAAATCTATTCGCTATCTGGTACCAGAAACTGTGGAGTACTATATTCATAAAAACCACTTATATCTGGACGCCCACAGTAAATCCGGCGGCTGCGAATAG
- the rpmA gene encoding 50S ribosomal protein L27, producing MNLQLFASKKGVGSTKNGRDSAAKRLGVKRFDGQFVTAGSILVRQRGTKVKPGLNVGIGKDDTLFAKADGYVAFQRHGKYSKQVSVLSEREAVLA from the coding sequence ATGAATCTGCAGTTATTTGCATCTAAAAAGGGTGTAGGTAGTACTAAAAACGGACGCGATTCGGCAGCTAAGCGCTTAGGTGTGAAAAGATTCGATGGTCAATTCGTTACTGCCGGAAGTATCTTAGTGCGCCAGCGGGGTACCAAGGTTAAACCTGGTCTTAATGTTGGGATCGGTAAGGATGATACCCTCTTCGCTAAGGCTGATGGTTATGTTGCTTTCCAACGCCATGGTAAGTACAGCAAACAGGTTAGCGTTTTGAGTGAAAGGGAAGCAGTATTAGCTTAA
- the obgE gene encoding GTPase ObgE, protein MFIDRARIYVKAGDGGDGMVAFRREKYVPAGGPAGGDGGRGGSVIIAADPNLNTLIDFRYKKHYKAPNGEHGKSKNQYGRDGEDLVINVPLGTVIYHGETNELIADLTHPGQKVIVAEGGRGGRGNTHFTTPTRQAPGFAERGEKRPGFWIDLELKLIADAALVGYPNAGKSTLISVVSAAKPKIADYPFTTLVPNLGVVSIAEGESFVVADIPGLIEGAHQGVGLGTDFLRHIERTRVIIHVIDTAGIEGRDPVEDYYRINEELALYNPRLASLPQLVAANKMDLPGAEENLERLRGVVEQDNRPVFPISAATGEGTAELMAETGKLIRALRQQEPREEAVEDIVIYRPKTEPRGRVEDFTIRRENEDYVVEGAGLRRLLERLDLDNEETLEYLQRLFDKIGLYQKLREMGIADGATVRVEEMEFQYQE, encoded by the coding sequence GTGTTTATTGATCGAGCGCGGATCTATGTTAAAGCCGGAGACGGCGGCGATGGAATGGTAGCATTTCGCAGAGAAAAGTATGTCCCGGCCGGAGGACCGGCCGGAGGAGATGGCGGTAGGGGCGGCAGTGTGATCATAGCGGCTGACCCCAACCTCAACACGCTGATTGACTTTCGCTACAAAAAGCATTACAAAGCCCCCAATGGCGAGCACGGCAAAAGTAAGAACCAGTACGGCAGAGATGGAGAGGATCTCGTTATCAATGTACCTCTCGGTACAGTAATCTATCATGGAGAAACGAATGAACTGATTGCCGATCTCACCCATCCGGGGCAAAAAGTGATAGTGGCAGAAGGTGGGCGGGGCGGCAGAGGAAATACTCATTTTACTACACCTACCCGGCAGGCTCCTGGATTTGCGGAGAGGGGTGAAAAACGACCCGGATTTTGGATAGATTTAGAGTTGAAATTAATAGCTGACGCGGCTTTAGTTGGATACCCAAATGCGGGCAAGTCAACCCTGATCTCTGTAGTATCTGCGGCTAAACCGAAAATCGCTGACTACCCCTTTACAACTCTGGTGCCTAATTTGGGAGTTGTATCGATTGCAGAGGGCGAGTCATTCGTAGTTGCTGACATACCCGGACTAATTGAAGGCGCGCATCAGGGCGTGGGTTTAGGTACTGACTTTTTGCGGCATATTGAGCGGACTCGGGTTATTATTCATGTTATTGATACAGCGGGAATTGAAGGACGGGATCCTGTCGAAGATTATTATAGAATCAATGAGGAGTTGGCTCTGTATAACCCAAGGTTGGCGTCCCTGCCTCAGCTGGTCGCGGCAAATAAAATGGATCTGCCCGGTGCAGAAGAAAATTTAGAAAGGCTGCGCGGAGTAGTTGAGCAGGATAATCGTCCTGTGTTTCCAATTTCAGCTGCTACAGGAGAGGGAACAGCTGAGCTGATGGCTGAAACAGGCAAGCTGATTCGCGCTTTAAGGCAGCAGGAGCCGCGGGAAGAAGCGGTGGAAGATATAGTGATTTACCGTCCTAAAACTGAACCTCGCGGCAGGGTGGAGGACTTTACGATTCGCCGCGAAAACGAGGATTATGTGGTTGAAGGAGCCGGACTCAGGCGGCTGCTGGAACGCTTGGATCTGGATAATGAAGAAACACTTGAGTATCTGCAGCGGCTCTTTGACAAAATTGGCTTGTACCAGAAACTTCGGGAAATGGGTATTGCCGATGGAGCTACTGTGAGAGTAGAAGAGATGGAGTTTCAATATCAGGAGTAG